Below is a genomic region from Spirochaetota bacterium.
AGCGACTCTTCGAGGTTCTCATCCGAAAGCGGAGTCAGCAGGGCGATCGGTTTCCCGTTGTTGGTAATCACGAACTCATTTTCCTTCTTGAGGTCCTTCCATATCGTCGCGGGCTTCGTTCTCAGGTCTCGTACGGTTATAAATTTCATGGCCGCCTCTCTTCTTCTGAGATACCTTTTTGTCACCCAATTGTCAACATATATTTTTCAAGGAACCTCTGTCTAACTTCAATTTTCACCTGGCACAATGTCCGGTGATCGGCAAGTCATGGCGGTCAACTGAAACAACCTCAACAAATTTTACTCGTATCCTGACTAAATCCGCAGAATTATTTACACGACGAACACAGTTGAATCATAGAAATTCACTCTCAGGAAGCTTACAAATAACCGTGCGGCTTTCCCAACGGATGAGGCTAAGGGGCTCTGAATCGATTGTATTTGGCATTGAAAAACGCCTCAATAAA
It encodes:
- a CDS encoding type II toxin-antitoxin system Phd/YefM family antitoxin, with the protein product MKFITVRDLRTKPATIWKDLKKENEFVITNNGKPIALLTPLSDENLEESLRASRKARAGEALRAIRKQAQATGADRMTMEEIVDEVRAHRKGK